From the Cyclopterus lumpus isolate fCycLum1 chromosome 25, fCycLum1.pri, whole genome shotgun sequence genome, the window agtgctaaactacaaagtgctatcagtaagagacatttaagtgctactaaagtgttaaacaacaaagtgctatcagtaagagacatttaagtgctactaaagtgctaaactacaaagtgctatcagtaagagacatttaagtgctactaaagtgttaaacaacaaagtgctatcagtaagagacatttaagtgctaccaaagtgctactacggcgctaccttccctattcaaggtatagtcggaaaaaaatatgtgtttttagtttgcgacggaagatgtagagactttctgctgtcctgatgtcaatggggagctcgttccaccaatgaggagccagcacagcaaacagtcgtgacttcgtagagggtttagctcgaagtgacggagctacaagctgattggcagaagccgagtcaTTGCTCACTGGGTGTGGCCTTCAGCCGGCACTGAAGTTAACTTGgctgtttctctctttccttatcAGTTGTTGCTGTGTTCTAAGAGGAGGCAGGCCGCAGTCTAACACTGAAGCAGAACCGTAAGTAGAAGAACCAACATGTGTTGCTTCTGTCTGTAAAACTAAAAGGTCTTAGACCTTCTGCCTCACTTGTGTTCAGTTCTTTACCGTTTGATTGTTCTTAGAGGAGTTTTTCTTGCTTAAATATCACAGACTGTTTCTAACCATGTCAATATGTTTATCTTATTAAAATCAGTTGGGGAGACATCAGCAAAGATGGCAAGCAAGCTGCAGCAGTTCGTAGCGGAGAGGAAGGACATGGTGGAGACTGTGATGGAAGTGTTTGAAAGTGGAGCTGAAGTGTTGGCCAGCATTGTCGGCGACCTTTTCCCCATCTTCTCCATCGCCGCCCCAATCATTAAACTGGCTCTGAACAATGTGGAAAGCAAAGAGGCGGTGTTCATGAAGGAGCAGTTTCAGAAGGTGCGAGATGGTCTGGAGGGGGTCTCCGAGGAGATGCAGCGCATCAACGAGGAGATCAAGAAGAGCGGATTGGATGCTGTGTATTTCCCAGTGGAGGAGAACATCACTAACCTGTTCAGGAAGTACATGGACATCCTCAACGCCAAACCCGAGTCCCGGGAGGTCAAGAAGAAGATTTTCCTGGATCATTTTGGCAAGACCGGCGGTGACAAAAACCTGATCACCCTCTACAACTCTGTGACGGGAGATAACTTCTCCGGGCAATCCGTGCTCGACATCATGCTGAACTACAAGGAGAAGAGTCGCCGGCCGGTGGAGGACTTCTGCGCCAGGCTGAAGAAGCTCTTCTGCATCGGGCTCATCGCTCTTTTGGGCCACGCCGCTCTGAAGGGGAACGACGAGGAGGACGCGCTTCTGAAAGACTGGGGCGAGAAGATGAAGACCGTCCAGCTCAAAATGAACGTCGTCATTGAAGACTGCATCGTCACCTTCCCCGAACAGGCCGAGATAGACTCCGATCGCCTGGTGAATGCGATATACAAGCCAAACTTATCCAACAAGGTGCTAGCTGATGCTATCATAGAGAAACTGAAGAAGAAGTATGACTGGGTGGGCTGGTCCGTGCGTATCTTCCGGCCCCCTTCAGGCATCTGTACCAACAAGAAGGATTACCACTGCCTGACTGAGAAGAGTCACTTCCAGGTGGATTCATCCGATAAGGAATTAAACATCTGGGTGTCCTACAGCTCCTCGCCCAAGCCTGTGGACGGCAATCACATCCAGCAGCTGATCCAGAGTCAGAAGAAGCCCACGGTGATGGGTGTAGCCGAGTTCCTGCATGAGAAGTTGCCCGGCTCCTGCGTGGTCCACACGGTCACAACAACCAGCAAAGACCTGGCCTGCTCCTGGAGCTTCAAGGATGAGCTTCACTACTGGGAGGAGCACAATAACGTCTACGTCTGCGCTCACTGCGCCTGAAGTGTTTAACGCGGAAAGTCAACCATTCAGTTTGTAGGTTACTTCTTATTTACACGGATATGCAGAGTCTATCGCTGCCTTACCTTCATATACTACACAGTGTGTGCCTTGATTCAGTATTTAGAGATGTTAACTGTTAGTTTATTGTAGTCTGGGTGCATCAAATCAGGtcaattttatatatacagtccaatatcacacatttttcTTAAGTGGTTTTACAATCAGTGCAACATGTGACGCCCTCGATCCTTAGACCCTTGATTTAGATCAGGAGAAAACAGCTTTGATTGGGGGGGAAAGGAGGAAACCTGAAGGagggatccctctcccaggacGGACATGCAGTAGATGTCACATAAACAGACTCatgaccttttgaccccacACAGCTGTGCTTAACGGGCAGAAGAGCTCAGCCCCTTTCTTCAGGCTATATTATATGTCTCTTTTTGTTATGAAATTGCTCAATCGTGTAACGTAATAATCTGCAAGTTCACAGTTGCTGATGAATTCTGGTATATGATCCACGAGTGTGTTTTCGCTGTAAGTTTCAGGAGGacgtggttgttttgttttgggttgTTGACTTCCAGAGAAATAATGTGTAACATGCCGAGGGTTAGAGACCGCGTACAGATGCCTAGCGGAGCTGCGCTTGAGCCACGGCTTTATGTGGTGCTGCAACACAAACGGGGAAGTGGTACCTGCTCAAAGGTGGAAGAGTTCCTTTGTTGAATTTTGGAAAAAAGGTCAATCATgggttgtgattttattttgatcAGAATGTGTCCAACATCAACACTACTTGTTGACAAGGTCAGACACCACTGAGTTCTTTgtatattgtttacatgttatcACCTATACGTTTAATAATGTCTTTCTACTTTTGACTATTTGACCCAAACACGCCACGTATTTACTGTCGTTATCAATACTAAATTATTGATAAAATGTTCATCTTGCTCTGTTTTTGATTATTTCTATTTTCATACAGTACATTTTGGATTATCAGTGTCTCAGATTCAAAATCAATGAATGTCATACATCTTCCAAATAAACAAAGTCATAAACAAAGTCATCATCCTTTGTCTGTTTATTGTTGTGACTGACTCACAGTTTGCTtgttatgacacacacacacacctctgactGCGTGGTGACAGGAATACACATATCTATTACATTCATTCAAAGTGAATATTTGTGGTTACTCCACTCGTCCAAATATGTGGGCTGTTTAATAAAAAAGCTGTTCCCTTAATCCGTTTTCTCTTGAAAGCTAAATGCACAGTTCCACTGAGGAGTCACAGAGCGGAGGGTGTGACACCCAACTGCTCTGTGGAGATGTCTCACATcttagggagaaaaaaagagaagaggaaaaggataTTCTGGTTAGCTTGTTTGGAAACACCCATCGTGCTCTATGATCGTGTGGTTGTGGCTTTTCTATCTTCGGCGTTTAAAGACTCAGGCTGCCGGGTCACGCTTGGGGTCACGTGCCCTGAACGGAAACCAACaagtgcaaaagaaaacaagatatttGTCTCGATGTATTTTCACTACGAGTTCTTGGATTGGACATTTAAACGGAAGCAAAGAAAAGTCACTAATTAAACCTAGATTTAAAGATGTACGTTGTTGAGAATGAAATACCTAGAAACGTAGAATAGACACCCGGCACATAATAAGGCCTTGACACGCTGGTTAGAATAGTCACACGGCATATAATAGACGCTGTTTAGAAATAAGCACACGAACATAACGCTACGTAGACTCTCCTCCGCACAGTTCTCAGGGACTAGAGAGCAGGAGGCTGCTCGAAGGAGTGATTCCTGTGTTGACGAACTGTCTGCACATCGTGTCAGATAAAGAACACCTGCTAACTGACCCCCCTGAAACTGAGAGACTATGCCCCCGCTTCGCACATAAGattgcacaacatacacacacactgatctgctaCGCCACCTGAAGGCCACATGATCCGTGAGCCTAGAGGACGGGACCGTCCTGTGCTCCAATGAGGCTCTCAGGAAGTCTAAACCAGAGCCGCCTCCACCTTATAGTTAAACCTAGATTTAAAGATGTACGTAGACCACAAGCACCTCCTCCCTGTAAGGGGATCTGATCATCTAAAGCTCTGTAAAGGCCAACACAGTGAACTCAGGCTgaatgtgacctctgaccttttgtgacaaaaaagcaaaataaatcaaattgacAATGAAAGAGGAAACTAGTATAGTATAGGATGAGGGAAATGTTTAGTCCCCCAGATTACAGACTCatatttaaacagtttaaaacatGTGGTTCACACTGTATATTGAACCCACCCTCCTCCCCATGTGGACATCGGGAAACCAATTTCATTGGATGGGAACTTTATTTTTCAGAGACGGGGCTGTTCAAAGCACACTGGTTTGTCCAACCCAGCCCCACCCTGGTGGTCTGCATCCCCCAACAGCTCCAGAGATCAATCTGAGGGCTCATAAGACGGgtaacaaggaaacaaggaaacaaggtaacaaggaaacaaggaggagaagagaacagGTTTATCTGGTCATTGTCTCTATTCTTGTGAAATGCTGTGTAGTTCCAGTTCTTAAGAAATGTAGAACGTGTTAAAACGATCTCAGGAGGTGAAACTCTCTTTAAATTCATTGGAATATGTAACCTTACAGGGGAACTAAGGGTTGTGAGATGACTTTGACTAATTTATGAATGTTAAGCCAAAAGAAAGGTTGGGAGTCTGTGGTCTAGTGCCGCATattctctgtatctctgtatctACGCCGACACATTCAAGGtcattcaatttatttatacAGTCTCAACAGACTGTAAAGAGACGGACGAGCAAACCCTGGAAGACGTGCAACAGGtgcacaataataaaacagtccAGCATATGAAATATAAAGAGTACTGTAATAATAGCAGGAACTTTGACCACAATTTGGGGGGCTCAGACTGTCACGAATTCCCCTTCTTATtagtgttttcattctgttttctagtttaattaactctcatgtcatttcagacccggtcattcacaccttcACCAGGTGTGAAtcgtccttcattcccttcacctgttactcatctcacctgcagcccatcccCTCGTTAGTCCCTCACtccttaggtcccctcacttgtcctctgccagattgtcttgtgttttcgtgCCGAGCTCTCCAGCATTACTTTAGTCTCACTTCCTGATCTGCCTGTTTTGACCCCGCCTGTACAAAGTAAAGACGTTCATCTTTGTTACCCCGGTCTCGgagtcgtgcttttgggttGCAGTTTGTCAAACTGTCACACAGACAGTCTTTTGATGTCAGGAAAAATACTCAAATGACCAAATCAGGCTTGTTGTCTGATACCTGTTTGCCAATGGAAGTGCTTCCCAAATTTCCACTGGCAAGTGACCGAGTTACGTCAATGCTCAGAGAGCCGAGGCCACAAAATGCTTCATCAGCAACTTTGAGTGGAAAAACAAGCCTGAAAATTATCCTCATTGACAAACATCTGCAATATGGGAAGAACTTTTAGAAGGTTCTGGATATATTTCTATATGTTGGGCGTTTAGGGAAAGTGGACAAGAGATCATCATGTTTTAAGTTGATGTGACAAACGTTTGAGCAAACAGTTCCATATTTACGTGTCCAGCAGATTAAAGATCCCCTCAGGTTACAGTCACAGTTTAACAGTTTTAAACAGCCCCCCTCCAAAAGCAGGCTTCTGCATACCAGTGTTATGGGATGG encodes:
- the rpz4 gene encoding rapunzel 4 isoform X1 translates to MASKLQQFVAERKDMVETVMEVFESGAEVLASIVGDLFPIFSIAAPIIKLALNNVESKEAVFMKEQFQKVRDGLEGVSEEMQRINEEIKKSGLDAVYFPVEENITNLFRKYMDILNAKPESREVKKKIFLDHFGKTGGDKNLITLYNSVTGDNFSGQSVLDIMLNYKEKSRRPVEDFCARLKKLFCIGLIALLGHAALKGNDEEDALLKDWGEKMKTVQLKMNVVIEDCIVTFPEQAEIDSDRLVNAIYKPNLSNKVLADAIIEKLKKKYDWVGWSVRIFRPPSGICTNKKDYHCLTEKSHFQVDSSDKELNIWVSYSSSPKPVDGNHIQQLIQSQKKPTVMGVAEFLHEKLPGSCVVHTVTTTSKDLACSWSFKDELHYWEEHNNVYVCAHCA